One Calonectris borealis chromosome 15, bCalBor7.hap1.2, whole genome shotgun sequence DNA segment encodes these proteins:
- the LOC142088505 gene encoding serine protease inhibitor Kazal-type 6-like — MKATGALVLLSLLLLSFFSDVEGQDIEEICREFINRSVFCTRESNPHCGTDGITYGNKCAFCKAVLRSGGKIRLKHLGKC; from the exons ATGAAGGCAACAGGCGCCTTAGTGCtgctcagcctgctgctgctctctttcTTCTCGG atgtAGAAGGTCAAGATATTGAAGAG ATTTGTAGAGAGTTTATAAACAGAAGCGTGTTCTGCACGAGGGAGTCCAACCCTCACTGCGGCACGGATGGCATCACGTATGGAAACAAATGTGCCTTCTGCAAGGCAGTGCT GAGAAGTGGAGGGAAAATAAGATTGAAGCACCTGGGGAAATGCTGA